One window of Ailuropoda melanoleuca isolate Jingjing chromosome 3, ASM200744v2, whole genome shotgun sequence genomic DNA carries:
- the LOC100474704 gene encoding zinc finger protein 300, translating to MMKSQGLVSFKDVAVDFTQEEWQQLDPAQRTLYRDVMLENFSHLVSIGYAVSKPDVISKLEQGEDPWIIKRDIPNWIYPDENQADERQDRKSNLDNPKSCILGSVSFHNNILKGVTKDGSLYSILNVCQDGGQLQRCQENQDKLFRQVTVINNKTVTVESGHKYNALGKIFHKCIEPDTLRQRSHSYDVFKKNLKYNIDLRSCNKSNSRKNPDESFGCGKSSSHGASDSNLEKIHNGVMPCNNNQCGNIFSSKQSFIQYQNVETKEKTCVCITCGKAFAKKSQLIVHQRIHTGKKPYDCGACGKAFSEKFHLIVHQRTHTGEKPYECSECGKAFSQKSSLIIHQRVHTGEKPYECSECGKAFSQKSPLIIHQRIHTGEKPYECRECGKAFSQKSQLIIHHRAHTGEKPYECTECGKAFCEKSHLIIHKRIHTGEKPYKCAQCEEAFSRKTELITHQLIHTGEKPYECTECGKTFSRKSQLIIHQRTHTGEKPYKCSECGKAFCQKSHLIGHQRIHTGEKPYICSECGKAFSQKSHLPGHQRIHTGEKPYVCAECGKAFSQKSDLVLHQRIHTGERPYRCAVCGKAFIQKSQLTVHQRIHNGGKIIMN from the exons ATGATGAAGTCCCAG GGCTTAGTATCATTCAAGGATGTGGCTGTGGATTTTACCCAAGAGGAGTGGCAGCAACTGGACCCTGCTCAGAGGACCCTGTACAGGGATGTGATGCTAGAGAACTTCAGCCACCTGGTCTCAATAG GATATGCAGTTTCCAAACCAGATGTCATCTCTAAGTTGGAGCAAGGAGAAGATCCATGGATCATAAAGAGAGACATACCAAATTGGATCTATCCAGATGAAAATCAGGCAGATGAGAGACAAG acaGGAAAAGTAACCTTGACAACCCCAAATCATGTATTTTGGGGTCTGTTTCCTTCCATAATAATATCCTGAAAGGAGTCACAAAGGATGGTTCATTGTACTCCATCTTAAATGTCTGTCAAGATGGTGGCCAGCTGCAGAGATGTCAGGAAAACCAAGACAAGCTTTTCAGGCAAGTAACAGTCATCAACAACAAAACAGTGACTGTGGAGTCAGGCCATAAATATAATGCATTGGGAAAAATATTTCACAAGTGCATAGAGCCAGATACTTTAAGACAAAGATCCCATAGCTatgatgtatttaaaaagaacttGAAATATAATATTGACCTACGTAGTTGTAATAAGAGCAATTCAAGAAAAAACCCTGATGAGAGTTTTGGATGTGGAAAATCATCTAGCCATGGTGCATCTGATTCTAATCTTGAGAAAATTCACAATGGAGTAATGCCCTGTAATAATAATCAGTGTGGAAACATTTTTAGTAGTAAACAATCGTTTATTCAGTATCAGAATGTTGAAACTAAGGAGAAAACCTGTGTATGTATTACATGTGGAAAAGCCTTTGCTAAGAAGTCACAGCTCATTGTACATCAACGAATTCATACtggaaagaaaccatatgattgTGGTgcatgtgggaaagccttcagtgaGAAGTTTCATCTCATCGTACATCAGAGAACTCATACTGgggagaaaccttatgaatgttctgaatgtggaaaagccttttcTCAAAAATCTTCGCTCATTATACATCAGAGAGTTCACACTGGGGAAAAACCATATGAGtgtagtgaatgtgggaaagccttctcCCAGAAATCACCCCTCATTATacaccagagaattcacactggagagaaaccttatgaatgtagagaatgtgggaaggccttctcCCAGAAGTCACAGCTGATTATACATCATAGAGctcatactggagagaagccatatgaatgtactgaatgtgggaaagccttctgTGAGAAGTCCCACCTCATTATACATAAAAGAATtcacactggggagaaaccctACAAATGTGCTCAGTGTGAGGAGGCCTTCAGCAGGAAGACAGAACTCATTACACATCAGTTAATTCATACTGgggagaaaccttatgaatgtacTGAATGTGGAAAGACCTTCTCCAGGAAGTCACAGCTCATCATACATCAGAGAACGcatactggagaaaaaccctatAAATGCAGTGAATGCGGAAAAGCCTTCTGTCAGAAATCACATCTCATTggacatcagagaattcacacaggagaaaaaccTTATatatgcagtgaatgtgggaaagccttctcTCAGAAGTCCCACCTCCCAGGACATCAGCGCattcatacaggagagaaaccttacgTATGTGCTGAATGTGGAAAGGCCTTTTCCCAGAAGTCAGACCTTGTTttacatcagagaattcatactggggaAAGACCGTATCGGTGTGCTGTATGTGGGAAAGCATTCATTCAGAAGTCACAACTCACTGTACACCAGAGAATTCATAACGGTGGTAAAATCATAATGAACTGA